The following nucleotide sequence is from Clostridia bacterium.
GCCACGTCCAGCTCCGGCGAATACACAAAATCCTTGTAACTGTCCGTAGATGGCAACGCTGCTTCCAGCGCACGGTCGGCCGCTTCCTGTACTTCCTCTTCGACACTCTTTTCTAGGGCGTTCAGTGCGCTCTCGGTAATGATGCCCTCGCGGATCAGGAACAGCTGCATCCGCGTGATGGGGTCGCGCTCGGCATCTTTCTGTCGCTCGATCTCCGGCCTGTAAAGCTTCTCATCATCCGAGAGCGAGTGCGAGTACGGACGGATGACGTGGCCGTGCACGAATGCCGGACCGTTCCCGGCGCGAATGTAATCCACCGCGCGCTTGAAACCAGCGTAGCTCACGACCGGATCGGTGCCATCGAACTCTTCAAAGTGGAAGTTGGGATAGTTCGCGACGAGCCTGCTGATGTTTCCGCCAGCCGTGTTGACTTCCACTGGGACGGAGATGGCGTACTCGTTATCTTCCACGACGAACAGAACGGGCAGCTTGCGATTGGACGCCGTGTTGAGCGATTCCCAGAACTCTCCCTGCGAGGTCGTTCCCTCACCGCACGAGACGAACACGACTTCATCGCCGTGGAACACGACGTCTTTGAACTGCCGGTAGTCCCCTTCCGCCTTTTCTGCGGCACCGGGGTTCTGGGCAAAGTAGCGACCAGCCTCGGCGCAGCCTACGGCTTGCAGGAACTGCGTCCCGGTGGGCGAGGACTGGGTGACGATGTTCAGCGCCTTGTGTCCCCAGTGGGAAGGCATCTGGCGCCCGCCGGAGTTCGGATCGTCGGCGGCGCCCACGGCTTCCAAAAGCTGCTCAAGCGGAGTCATGCCCACGGCAAGGCACAGAGCGCGGTCGCGGTAATAGGGATAGAACCAGTCGTATCCGCCCTTCAGGACGGCACCGGCGGCGGCCAGCATAGCTTCGTGTCCGGCACACGAGATCTGGAAGAAGATCTTCTGCTGGCGTTTCAGCAGAATTTCGCGGTCGTCCAAACGGCGCGAGAGGAACATAAGCCGGTAGAGATCGATTAGCTGCTGCGGCGTGAGTCCTTCGTAATTTTTTTCGGCGGTGGTGGCTGCGCTGCCCGCACGGACAGCCTTCTGTTCTTTCGTCGATGCCATCCTGTTCCTCGATGTGATATCAGAGCGCCCGCCACGCACTCCACTGGCGTCCGGGCCGTCGGGAAGAAACTTGAATCCATTGTAAATGATGCATTACGAAGTACCTGGTACTGCTCCGAGCCGACGCGAACCTGCCCCTCGACCGCTATACTGAATGGGCAATGATTCGCGTACTCCGTTCGATTCCTGCCGAGCACC
It contains:
- a CDS encoding dehydrogenase E1 component subunit alpha/beta, with translation MASTKEQKAVRAGSAATTAEKNYEGLTPQQLIDLYRLMFLSRRLDDREILLKRQQKIFFQISCAGHEAMLAAAGAVLKGGYDWFYPYYRDRALCLAVGMTPLEQLLEAVGAADDPNSGGRQMPSHWGHKALNIVTQSSPTGTQFLQAVGCAEAGRYFAQNPGAAEKAEGDYRQFKDVVFHGDEVVFVSCGEGTTSQGEFWESLNTASNRKLPVLFVVEDNEYAISVPVEVNTAGGNISRLVANYPNFHFEEFDGTDPVVSYAGFKRAVDYIRAGNGPAFVHGHVIRPYSHSLSDDEKLYRPEIERQKDAERDPITRMQLFLIREGIITESALNALEKSVEEEVQEAADRALEAALPSTDSYKDFVYSPELDVASGQFETPPHFELKVEGQAKSGADRTMADLINSTLRDEMRRDPRVVMFGEDVADCSREEYLSDKSVKGKGGVFKLTAGLQCDFGSERVFNSPLAEANIVGRAVGMATRGLKPVVEIQFFDYIFPAMQQLRNELPLIRWRSNGNFSCPAVIRVAIGGYLTGGSIYHSQCGESLFTHTPGMRVIFPSNALDAAGLLRTAIRCDDPVLFLEHKRLYREAFGRSPYPGPDYMVPFGKAKVVKEGHDLSVITYGATVPRALQAAQRLEREHGISAELIDLRTLSPYDWEAIAASVSKTSRALVVHEDMLSWGYGAEIAARIADELFDQLDAPVRRVAAKDTFVAYQPLLEDVILPQADDILKGMMQLAQW